The DNA window caaacacaaaatacaacgttttgtttttcttgaaattttgtatttctttactttattttaagcaaaataaaaaaatagtttcacTTGTACTGTTGtacatatactatatatacaataaagACTAAAAACTTTGGAGTGGTGATAAATTATAGAACTATATAAATTAAGCGTTCATTATGAAATTGGTTAAAATTTGGAATATTTTACTTCGAAAACTAAAGAATTAAGAAATTTACTATTTGAAAGTCTAATCAGTAGGAAACTCGAGATAAATTCACTAGTTATattctacatattttttttcctacaaTTTTCTGAGAAGTTAAActatatatcatatatgtatTACTTATATCAActtaattcaaaattcatatgTTAGtagtatataaaatttaaattatttttaattgaggagtcaaatagttttttttactcgaagcttaaaaaattaaataaattatgatttaataattttatttattttataatatatgatgatatttGAGCAATTATGAAgtttaataaagaagaaaatattccGTGTATAAGCAAATATATGTAAAAGTTAGTTGAAAATTGAATTGAGgagtcaaataatttttttttactcgaagcttaaaaaattaaataaattatgatttaataatttatttattttataatatatgatgatatttgagaaattatgaagtttaataaagaagaaaatatttcatgtataagcaaatatatgtaaaagttagttgaaaattgaaatgaattgaGTGGTTCAAACATATGAAAAGGAGATATATCAATGCCCTAGCAAAAATGTGTGACTTTTGAGAGATTCGCTATGATTGAGTGAACGCAAGTAGAGGtagattgaaaaaatattgaaactaTTTGACTAGACAAGATATTATTCACTTGTGGCTTACCATGGATATGACcacagataaaaaaaaatatggagatCGAAGATTAAAATAGACGGTTAGTTAGGTAGTTGAGTGTTGTCTAGTTCTCTCATAAGTTTGGTTATTATTACTCTTCTATTATCACATTCTTTGATTTTAAtatacttgtattttctttGCTTCATTTTATATCGTagtatttgttgttgttattattttctttttcgttATTTTCAGCATGATTTCTTTATTAATGTATTTGCTTTCTATACTTGATTTTTGATTGAGACGAGATTCTTTTAGAAATAACATCCCTATATTCAAGATAGAAATAAGACTATGTACACATTACATATCACCTTTCTCAAATTACACTAGCCACtaggtatgttattgttatcataaaaaaaattatatacaaaatatcaaaaattattcttaaaatcatgtcattaaaataaattgtgaaCTTAATAGTATCAAAGACTCTCCAACTATGTTATGAAGTCTCTACCTTTTTCTCAACGGATCAAAAAGTACAACTTCtcatattaaaaaattgaactagTGACTAGGAGTAATACTTTTCTATAATTCTTTATTTagtttaaacaataaaaaattactaCAATTCGAATAACAACGAAAAATTGTTTTGGAGAAatcgaaaaaattaaaattaatatgcAGGACCCCACCATTAAAAACTTGTGGCTGAAAAAATTAGTGGGTGGGTGACCTGGCACCATGTTTAAATTAAACGATATCTAAATCACTTTCAATAGAACGCCAACAGGGTTTGCTTCTAAAACCGTATCTCTcgtagaaaaaaaaatccacttTTGAAACGTCGTCAACTCGCCGGCGGCGACTTTGTCGGATACTAAACGAGAATCTCTAGAATAGTAGAGTGTTTCTACAGTTTCCCTTTCCATTTTGTTGAATACCCTTTTCGTTTTAGTCTGGAAAATGACTTGTGATTCAGAGATCAAGCTGTTTGGCAAGATACTTCCGGTGGTCGTCTCCGGCGCCGGTAGGGGTTTGTATGGTAGTGATGGTGTTAGATATGAGGTAAATAGAAATTGGTCTGATCTTGATCGATGTTTAGAGGGAAATAAAGCAAGCAGTGTAGAGAAAGATGAAGGAAGTGAGTATGAAAAGCAAGAAGCTGAAAAGGTACTTCTTTATGTAATTTCTATGGAATTAAAGTGAGACCCAAATGAGTTAATCGTTTAATTTtaaattggtttggttatttGCTTCTAATTACTTAGATTTAACAGAAGAAATGGATCAGTTCTTGTTTGTCTAATTGGTgattttgcttcttctttttgcttATTGTTAATGAATTTTTAATATGTGTTCTCTGGGAAGTAGTTTAATTCAGAAAGCCCCACCAACCATATGGAGTTCTAGATCTGGCACTGCTTAATGTTCTTTTGGTGCCCTCTTCTTTTTAGGGATTATTGATTAATTTGAGGATTCAAAGCatcaaatttgatatttcagCATCATAATATATGCATTTAATGTTCCCTTTACCATTTAATTTGTAGCCAAAACGTTGGAGGAAGAATGTGCTTTTGTGTACTTTTTCATGTTTATCATAGTTGAAGAGGGATCCTCGATCTATAAAAAAGTTTCGAACTTGTCAGTTTACTGTCTGTGATTGATTCTTGCTATTGTGCTGATTGGATTTAGCTCACACAGTTTACTATAGATATTTAATTGCAATTTCATAAGCAGCTTATGCAGTTTTGTGTTTTGATTTTAGGATGATATAACTGGAGAGCTCAGTGAAGCTAAATCTGAGGAGGGAGATCAAAATCAGATGATGGAAGAATCAGAAAATACTAAGACTCCATCAGAATCAGAGAGCAGTCCTAAATCTTCAACTGAGGAAGACCCTCAAGCAGTAAAATCATCCGAGACTGAGAATGAACCAACTAATGTGACAAATTCTGAGCAGAACAATCTGAAGAAGCCAGACAAAATCCTCCCATGCCCTCGTTGCAATAGTTCGGATACAAAATTCTGTTACTATAATAACAACAATGTCAACCAGCCTCGTCATTTCTGCAGGAGCTGCCAGAGGTATTGGACTGCCGGTGGAACCATGAGGAATCTCCCTGTGGGAGCTGGTCGTCGCAAGAACAAGAATCTTGCATCTCAATACCGTCATATAAGTATCCCTGAAGGATTACTAGCAGCAGGAATTGAATCTCCAAATGGATTAATTCACCATCCAATATTCAAACCAAATGGCACTATTCTATCCTTTGGTCCCGACATACCCCTGTGTGAACCTATGGCTTCTGCATTAAATCAAGCAGAGAAAAGGGTATCGAATGGTATCCAAAATGGTTCTCACAAATCAGAAGTCAAGAATTCTTCTTGCAAAGGTGGAGATACTGGGGATGAGTGCTATAGGGGGTCTAACATCCCAACTCCAAATATGATGGTGGAAGAAGGTAAAGGAGAGGCCCACAAGGCTGTTATGCATGGTATAAATGGCATCCCATCTCCTGTTCCTTGCCTCCATGGAGTACCTTGGCCTTTTCCATGGAATGCTGCAGTTCCTATGTCGGCTATTTGCCCCATTCCCTTCCCTATGCCGTTCTTCCCTACTCCTTATTGGAATTGCAGTGTGCCTCCTTGGAGTAATCCTTGGCTGAGTCCACCTCTGCGAGCAGCAAACGAGAAAACATCAGGTTCTGATCCTACTTCGCCTTTAGGGAAGCATTCTAGAGAAGGGGATTTGCTTAAGCCAAGCAATCCTGGGGGCAAAGAACAATCAGACCAAAAGTATTCAGAGGGGTCTATTTTGGTCCCAAAAACATTGCGGATTGATGATCCTGATGAAGCTGCTAAGAGTTCTATATGGTCAACACTTGGGATTAAATATGATTCTGCTAACAGGGGAGAGTTTTTCAAGGCCTTACAACCAAAAAGCAATGACAAGCACAACAAAGCCAATACATCTCCAGTATTGCATACTAACCCTGCAGCTTTATCTAGATCTATCACCTTCCAACAAAGTGCCTAAAGATGATCCTATGAATCTCCGTAGGATGGTCTTCACTTGAAATTAAGTGTGACTCTGTTATCTGATGAGGGCTTTTTGGGGCCTAGCAACCAAAAAGTAACAAAGCTAAGATAATGCTTTTTTCTCCCATTGAGCTCCAGCGGGAAGTACGTGATCAACTTCATGGATTTCCTGCCTGATGGACACTTACCGCGCACTAGATCACTTACAGAACTGTGAGGCTAATATCTCTCAAGTGATCCAATGAAACTGGGGAAAGCTATTGTAGAAACTTATGTTTATAGTTTTCTTGGTAGCAATAAGAGCTAGTGACTGGCTTGGTTTCTACTTTTTGTGTGTTTTCTAAATGTACATAGCTTTTTACAGCTAACACTAGAAGGAGGAAGACAGTTGTTTAGATCCTCATCCAA is part of the Solanum stenotomum isolate F172 chromosome 8, ASM1918654v1, whole genome shotgun sequence genome and encodes:
- the LOC125873016 gene encoding cyclic dof factor 3-like → MTCDSEIKLFGKILPVVVSGAGRGLYGSDGVRYEVNRNWSDLDRCLEGNKASSVEKDEGSEYEKQEAEKDDITGELSEAKSEEGDQNQMMEESENTKTPSESESSPKSSTEEDPQAVKSSETENEPTNVTNSEQNNLKKPDKILPCPRCNSSDTKFCYYNNNNVNQPRHFCRSCQRYWTAGGTMRNLPVGAGRRKNKNLASQYRHISIPEGLLAAGIESPNGLIHHPIFKPNGTILSFGPDIPLCEPMASALNQAEKRVSNGIQNGSHKSEVKNSSCKGGDTGDECYRGSNIPTPNMMVEEGKGEAHKAVMHGINGIPSPVPCLHGVPWPFPWNAAVPMSAICPIPFPMPFFPTPYWNCSVPPWSNPWLSPPLRAANEKTSGSDPTSPLGKHSREGDLLKPSNPGGKEQSDQKYSEGSILVPKTLRIDDPDEAAKSSIWSTLGIKYDSANRGEFFKALQPKSNDKHNKANTSPVLHTNPAALSRSITFQQSA